CCATCCTGACCTACGGTTTGTCGGATTTTTCCGGCCTGAGCCTGGCCAGTCACTACGACCGCGAGTTCATCTGCCGGTCGCTGGAGCAGGCGATCGCCCGCCATGAGCCGCGCCTGACGCACGTGCGGGTGTTGCTGCAGGTGGACAGCCGCGCGACCTCGGTGCTGTATTTCGCGATTACCGCGATGCTGGACGTGGGGCCTGCGCATGAGCCGGTCACGTTCGACGCGACGCTGCAGCCGTCCACCTTGCAGTACTCGGTAAGCAAGGGTCGGGCCAAGGCCGCGGCGGCCGCCTGATAACAAACCATGCACGCGGGCGCCGGCGGCACGCCGCCGGCGAAGAAGGGAAAGATGGAAGAACTGCTGCCTTACTACGAACGCGAACTGGGCTTTCTGCGCGGTTCGTCGCGCGATTTTGCGCAGCGCTATCCCAAGATCGCCGCGCGGCTCGGGCTGTCTGGCGAAACCTGCGAGGATCCGCATGTCGAGCGGATGATCGAATCGTTCGCGCTGCTGGGCGCGCGCATCAACAAGAAACTGGACGACGACTATCCGGAATTCACGGAAGCGCTGTTCGAGGTCATGTACCCGCATTACTTGCGCCCGTTCCCGTCGTGCTCGGTGGCGCAGTTCGACATGGGCGGCATGGCCTCGCAGCTGACCGCGCCGGTGCGCATGGCGCGCGGCACGGAACTGAAATCGCATCCCGTGCGCGGCGTGGCCTGCCGTTTCCGTACGGCGTACGACGTGACTTTGGCGCCGGTGAGCATCCGCCAGGCCGTATTTGCGGCCACGGCCAACGCGCCATCCGCGGCCAGCCTGCCTGCGGGCGTGACGGGCCGGCTGTCGCTGACATTGGCCTGCCTGGCTGAAACCCAGAATTTTTCCACCCTGGCGGTGGACCGCTTGCGCGTCTACCTGCACGGCGAGCCCTCGTTCGTGGCTGCGCTGCGGGATTGCCTGTTCCTGCGCACCGCGGCGGCCTACCTGGAAACGCAGCCGGGCCGCTGGAATCGCATGCAGGACGTGCCGCTGGCAGAGGTGGGGCTGTCCGAGGACGAAGCCCTGATCGACTTTCCGGCCAGCTCGCACCCTGCCTACCGGCTGTTGGCCGAGTACTTCGCGTTCTCCGAGAAATTCAATTTCGTGGACATCGATCTCGCGGCGCTCAGGCGCGCGGCGGGTCCGGTGCGTGAAATCACCTTGCATCTGGCCTTGAAGGGCGTGCGCGCGGATTCGAACACGGCGCGCCTGCTGGAGTCGGCCTCCGCGGACAATTTCCGGTTGGGCTGCACGCCCGTGGTCAACCTGTTCGCGCAGCGCGCCGATCCCATCCGCGTCACCCATGCGCAGGCGTCCTATCCGGTGGTGGCCGACGCGCGCCGCGCCTATGGCTACGAGATCTATTCGATCGACCGCGTGCGCCAGGTGCGGCAGAACGCGCAGGGCGATTCGGTGGTGGAGTTCCGGCCGTTCTATTCGCTGCACCATGGCGAGACGCCGGAAGGGGCTGGCCACTACTGGACGGCGCGCCGCAATGCGATGGTGGCCGAGCGCAGTCCGGGCTACGAGATGGAACTGTCCATCGTCGACATCGATTTCGATCCCTCGCTGCCGCAGACCGAGACCTTGAGCCTGGAACTGACCTGCACCAATCGCGATCTGCCTTCGCATCTGGCGGTGGGGCAGCCGGGCGGGGACTTGTTCCTGGAAGGCGGCTCGATCGCGCGCGAGATCCGCATGCTGCGCCGGCCGACGCACACCCATCGCTTCCAGCAGGGGCGGGCGGCGCATTGGCGCCTTATTTCGCATCTGGCGCTGAACCACCTGTCGCTGGTCCACAGCGGCCTGCCGGCGTTGAAAGAGACGCTGCGGCTGTATGACCTGTCGCATTCCGCGGTGGCGGCGCGCCAGATAGAAGGGCTGGTCGGCCTGGACTACAAGCCTGCCACGCACTGGATGCCCGGCGAACCATTCGCAACCTTCGTGCGCGGCATCGAGATCCGGCTGACCATCAACGAAGACAACTTCGTCGGCACCAGCCTGCATGCCTTCGTGGCGGTGATCAACCGCTTTTTTGGCCTATACGTGCATGCCAACAGCTTCGTGCAGCTGGTCGTGCTGTCGCGCCGCGGCGCGGAAGAAATCCTACGGTGCGCTCCATGCAACGGCGACGCGATCCTAGCGTAATCGAATCGCTGCTGGCCGAGCCGCAGCGCTTCAAGTTCTTCCAGGCCGTGCGGGTGCTGGAATCGTGGTTCGCGCGGCAGGAAGGCAGCCGCGCGCGCAATGCGGTGCCTGCGCACCTGCGCTTCCTGAACTCGTCTTCGCTGGGCTTTCCCGCCAGCGAGATCGCCGCGCTGACGGCCTATGACAAACAGGGCCAGGCGCTGGAAGACACCGAAGCGCGGCTGGCGGCGCTGGCCGCGGGCAACCTGGGACGGGTGGAGATCGAGCCGGCCTTCTTCGGCCTGTTGGGCGCGCAGGGCGCCATGCCGCTGCACTACACCGAGATCCTGAGCACGCGCGAGAGCTCGCGGCGCGACCGTGGCGCCCGCGCCTTCTTCGACATCTTCTCAAACCGGGCGGCGGCGCTGTTCTACGCGGCCTGGAAGAAGTACCGCATGCCCGTGCGGCACGAGACCGAACAGGACCATCACTATCTGCCGCTGCTGCTGGCGCTGGGCGGCATCGGCCATCCGGCGCTGCGCGACCGCCTGCAGTCAGGGCAGGGCCGGGTGTTCGACGAATCGCTGGCGCACTATGCCGCGGCCGCGCGCCAGCGGCCGGTATCGGCGGCCTACCTGCAGCGCGTGCTGGCGGATTACTTCCAGGTGCCGCTGCGGGTGGAGCAGTTCGTCGGGCGTTGGTATCACGTGCCGCCGCAGAACCGCACGCAGCTGGGCATGCCCGGCGCGGTGCTGGGCGTG
The sequence above is drawn from the Achromobacter xylosoxidans genome and encodes:
- the tssE gene encoding type VI secretion system baseplate subunit TssE, producing MKGFEPSLFDKLFDGDGQTPHALRRLSVEEIKETVARDIEALLNTRMVFTEDSLKRFPNCQRSILTYGLSDFSGLSLASHYDREFICRSLEQAIARHEPRLTHVRVLLQVDSRATSVLYFAITAMLDVGPAHEPVTFDATLQPSTLQYSVSKGRAKAAAAA
- the tssF gene encoding type VI secretion system baseplate subunit TssF; this translates as MEELLPYYERELGFLRGSSRDFAQRYPKIAARLGLSGETCEDPHVERMIESFALLGARINKKLDDDYPEFTEALFEVMYPHYLRPFPSCSVAQFDMGGMASQLTAPVRMARGTELKSHPVRGVACRFRTAYDVTLAPVSIRQAVFAATANAPSAASLPAGVTGRLSLTLACLAETQNFSTLAVDRLRVYLHGEPSFVAALRDCLFLRTAAAYLETQPGRWNRMQDVPLAEVGLSEDEALIDFPASSHPAYRLLAEYFAFSEKFNFVDIDLAALRRAAGPVREITLHLALKGVRADSNTARLLESASADNFRLGCTPVVNLFAQRADPIRVTHAQASYPVVADARRAYGYEIYSIDRVRQVRQNAQGDSVVEFRPFYSLHHGETPEGAGHYWTARRNAMVAERSPGYEMELSIVDIDFDPSLPQTETLSLELTCTNRDLPSHLAVGQPGGDLFLEGGSIAREIRMLRRPTHTHRFQQGRAAHWRLISHLALNHLSLVHSGLPALKETLRLYDLSHSAVAARQIEGLVGLDYKPATHWMPGEPFATFVRGIEIRLTINEDNFVGTSLHAFVAVINRFFGLYVHANSFVQLVVLSRRGAEEILRCAPCNGDAILA
- the tssG gene encoding type VI secretion system baseplate subunit TssG, whose protein sequence is MRSMQRRRDPSVIESLLAEPQRFKFFQAVRVLESWFARQEGSRARNAVPAHLRFLNSSSLGFPASEIAALTAYDKQGQALEDTEARLAALAAGNLGRVEIEPAFFGLLGAQGAMPLHYTEILSTRESSRRDRGARAFFDIFSNRAAALFYAAWKKYRMPVRHETEQDHHYLPLLLALGGIGHPALRDRLQSGQGRVFDESLAHYAAAARQRPVSAAYLQRVLADYFQVPLRVEQFVGRWYHVPPQNRTQLGMPGAVLGVSAMAGDRIWQRDMRIRLWIGPLSKDAFTDFLPGGARAQALEKLLTMFGGMSFEYEVRLVMAKEDVGGSVLGEGGGARLGWNSFLCTEPVASDRDDASYELHTIH